In Macrobrachium nipponense isolate FS-2020 chromosome 25, ASM1510439v2, whole genome shotgun sequence, one genomic interval encodes:
- the LOC135198958 gene encoding uncharacterized protein LOC135198958: MDSNTFFSLESLGIKKCEKELVSFDKEQIDRFREGISFDNVFYHVELPWYTDKIDSVPSNHFVSLKVLDRTVEYFGKKGIIDKYQEVFDKQLEDGIIEEIKVSPSDYHKYIWIPHRPVIKLEEQVTTKIRPVFTVLSKTYRELPSLNEAAYPGIDLMGSILKLLFYFRTNKYVMISDVKQDFLMIKLKNEVDKNRFCFFWKRGNKLVSYRYKAIVFGYTSSPFILNFVMKHLAESYPDDKCKEILTNNFYVDNLLITGNNIDEMKNLYRYPANDRMEQGGFILRS; encoded by the coding sequence ATGGACTCTAACACCTTTTTTAGTCTTGAATCCTTGGGaataaaaaagtgtgaaaaagaaTTGGTCTCCTTTGATAAAGAACAAATTGACAGATTTAGAGAGGGGATCTCttttgataatgtattttatCATGTAGAATTGCCCTGGTATACTGATAAAATTGACAGCGTCCCATCTAATCATTTTGTTTCACTTAAGGTATTAGACAGAACAGTAGAGTATTTTGGTAAAAAGGGTATCATTGacaaataccaggaagtttttgaTAAACAACTCGAGGATGGTATAATCGAGGAAATTAAAGTAAGTCCTTCTGACTATCATAAGTATATATGGATTCCCCATAGACCAGTTATAAAATTAGAAGAGCAAGTTACCACAAAAATCAGGCCAGTATTTACTGTTCTTTCAAAAACTTACAGGGAATTGCCTTCACTTAATGAAGCAGCTTATCCTGGGATAGatttaatgggctcaatactgaaATTGCTCTTTTACTTTAGAACTAATAAATATGTAATGATAAGCGACGTCAAACAAGATTTTTtgatgattaaattaaaaaatgaagtggacaaaaatagattttgtttcttttggaaACGGGGAAATAAATTAGTATCTTATCGCTACAAAGCAATAGTTTTTGGTTACACTTCTTCaccttttatattaaattttgttatgaaacatCTCGCAGAAAGTTATCCTGATgataagtgtaaagaaatattaacTAATAACTTTTATGTAGACAATCTTCTTATAACTGGTAACAacattgatgaaatgaaaaatttgtataGGTATCCAGCTAATGATAGGATGGAACAAGGGggctttattttaaggtcttaG